The Mustela nigripes isolate SB6536 chromosome 4, MUSNIG.SB6536, whole genome shotgun sequence genome includes a window with the following:
- the LOC132016373 gene encoding small ubiquitin-related modifier 2-like: MANEKPKDGVKTENKNRVTVKVERRGGSVVRCRIKRRTPISKLRKSMKQTPAQLEMEGEDTGDVSQQQTEVSTEKGTCYLTPELSSSTPCVSFIQSLGFNAICTLIDS; this comes from the exons ATGGCCAACGAAAAGCCCAAGGATGGAGTCAAGACCGAGAACAAGAATCGGGTTACTGTGAAGGTGGAGAGGCGGGGTGGTTCTGTGGTGCGGTGTAGGATTAAGAGACGAACACCAATTAGTAAACTGAGGAAA TCAATGAAACAGACACCTGCACAGCTGGAAATGGAGGGTGAGGATACAGGTGATGTGTCCCAGCAGCAGACAGAGGTGTCTACTGAAAAGGGAACCTGCTACTTGACTCCAGAACTCT cTTCATCTACTCCCTGTGTCTCCTTCATTCAGTCCCTTGGCTTTAATGCCATCTGTACACTCATTGACTCCTAA